One genomic window of Bradyrhizobium sp. B124 includes the following:
- a CDS encoding GntR family transcriptional regulator: MSEQPERARSSRYRDIATGLQKDIRLGTYAVGNLLPTETELMASYQASRQTVREALRILIDQGLIVRRAGLGSVVIASEPPVLFTHSVKSLGEWLRYSNETYRDVVGSSDIVADRKLAALLKCEPGKSWFLIEAVRRSDQFAAPLGWTEIYVLRRFADVVTRPDHGRTPVHEQIAKMYGQVTERAQMEIFVRGMPAPIAKALGVKTGSPALTVVRRYYGLREELFEVTITTHPEGRYTYTMDMQRSLRPKL; the protein is encoded by the coding sequence ATGTCTGAACAACCGGAGAGGGCGAGATCGTCCCGCTACCGCGACATCGCCACCGGGCTGCAGAAGGACATCCGTCTCGGCACCTACGCGGTCGGCAATCTGCTGCCGACCGAAACCGAGTTGATGGCGAGCTATCAGGCAAGCCGCCAGACCGTGCGCGAGGCGCTGCGCATCCTGATCGACCAGGGCCTGATCGTGCGCCGCGCCGGCCTCGGTTCGGTGGTGATCGCCTCCGAGCCGCCGGTGCTGTTCACCCACAGCGTCAAGTCGCTCGGCGAGTGGCTGCGCTATTCCAACGAGACCTACCGCGACGTGGTTGGCAGCAGCGACATCGTCGCCGACCGCAAGCTGGCTGCGCTCCTGAAATGCGAGCCCGGCAAGAGCTGGTTCCTGATCGAGGCCGTGCGCCGCTCCGACCAGTTCGCAGCACCGCTCGGCTGGACCGAGATCTACGTGCTGCGCCGGTTCGCCGATGTCGTGACGCGGCCCGACCACGGCCGCACTCCGGTGCATGAGCAGATCGCCAAGATGTATGGCCAGGTCACCGAGCGCGCGCAGATGGAAATCTTCGTGCGGGGCATGCCGGCGCCGATCGCCAAGGCACTCGGCGTCAAGACCGGATCGCCGGCGCTCACCGTGGTACGCCGCTACTACGGCCTGCGCGAGGAACTGTTCGAGGTCACCATCACCACGCACCCGGAAGGGCGCTACACCTACACGATGGACATGCAGCGCTCGCTGCGGCCGAAGCTTTAG
- a CDS encoding carboxymuconolactone decarboxylase family protein: MVDTSDLHARGLRRRQKMFGEVDVAKRMAAAGDFGTPLQNIINAYVYGDVWERSGLSDQIRSLVMLGITAASSKPTEFRVHAKGALANGCTAAQVQDVLLLVAMYCGIPAAIETSKIAAEVFGEAPAEG, translated from the coding sequence ATGGTGGACACCAGCGATCTCCATGCCCGCGGACTGCGCCGGCGCCAGAAGATGTTCGGCGAGGTCGATGTCGCCAAGCGGATGGCGGCCGCCGGCGATTTTGGCACGCCGCTGCAAAACATCATCAATGCTTACGTCTATGGCGACGTCTGGGAGCGCAGCGGGCTGTCCGACCAGATCCGCAGCCTCGTGATGCTCGGCATCACCGCGGCGAGCAGCAAGCCGACCGAGTTCCGCGTCCATGCCAAGGGCGCGCTGGCCAATGGCTGCACCGCCGCGCAGGTGCAGGACGTGCTACTGCTGGTCGCGATGTATTGCGGCATTCCGGCCGCGATCGAGACCAGCAAGATCGCAGCCGAGGTGTTCGGCGAGGCGCCGGCGGAGGGGTAG
- a CDS encoding MerR family transcriptional regulator produces the protein MDARTPNLQATPNALYIGDIARRSGRSVHTIRWYEAQGLMPGVVRDRGRRRVYNDYHIGWLDLMERLRLTGMSIKQLRDYTTLVKQGSATLRKRRALLAEHQLRVRAMIAKWTEALALVDAKIEFYDEWVAAGTRPKVSPQQRARAKRSATRA, from the coding sequence ATGGACGCCCGGACACCCAATTTGCAGGCGACGCCGAACGCACTCTACATCGGCGACATCGCGCGGCGCTCCGGCCGAAGCGTGCATACCATCCGCTGGTATGAAGCGCAGGGCCTGATGCCCGGCGTCGTCAGAGACCGCGGCCGCCGCCGCGTCTACAACGACTATCACATCGGCTGGCTCGATCTGATGGAGCGGCTGCGCTTGACCGGGATGTCGATCAAGCAGCTTCGCGACTATACCACGCTCGTGAAGCAGGGCAGCGCGACCTTGCGCAAGCGCCGCGCGCTGCTCGCCGAGCACCAGCTCCGCGTCCGGGCCATGATCGCCAAATGGACCGAAGCGCTCGCGCTGGTCGACGCCAAGATCGAGTTCTACGACGAGTGGGTCGCGGCAGGCACGCGGCCCAAGGTCTCGCCACAGCAGCGCGCCCGCGCCAAGCGGTCCGCCACCAGGGCCTGA
- a CDS encoding tripartite tricarboxylate transporter substrate-binding protein, whose translation MKLRLGLLVVLLAALPALPAFAADDFPLRPIKIIVPFPAGAGPDNVARLVGQHLQDAFGQTVLIENRAGALGSIGAQEVARSAPDGYTLLMGTNTTHASNVATLKSLPYDPVKDFAPVIRTTTTAMVLLVNPKLAAKDLPQFLSYAKATANLTAGYGSGASQISIAQLQSRGGLSLIAASYRGVPQAMTDVMAGVIDLTFGDFSVAIPQMQGGTLRGIAVTSATRNELTPGLPALSEAMPGFEATIWYGLFAPAGTPEPVVNKIYAECAKYLAMPETRKKLADVGVMVAPLAPAEFGAFVKSEVVRWSAEVKAAGIQPQ comes from the coding sequence ATGAAGTTACGGCTGGGGCTGCTCGTCGTCCTGCTCGCTGCGCTTCCGGCCTTGCCGGCTTTCGCGGCGGACGATTTCCCGCTACGGCCAATCAAGATCATCGTGCCTTTCCCGGCCGGCGCCGGGCCCGACAACGTCGCGCGGCTGGTCGGCCAGCATCTGCAGGACGCGTTCGGCCAGACCGTGCTGATCGAGAACCGCGCCGGCGCGCTCGGCAGCATCGGCGCCCAGGAAGTGGCTCGCAGCGCGCCCGACGGCTACACGCTGTTGATGGGCACCAACACCACCCATGCGAGCAACGTCGCGACGCTCAAGAGCCTGCCCTACGACCCGGTGAAGGATTTCGCGCCGGTGATCCGCACCACCACCACGGCGATGGTGCTTTTGGTCAACCCCAAGCTCGCGGCCAAGGACCTGCCGCAGTTCCTCAGCTACGCCAAGGCCACCGCCAATCTGACTGCCGGCTACGGCTCCGGCGCATCGCAGATCTCGATCGCGCAGCTGCAGTCGCGCGGCGGCCTGTCGCTGATCGCGGCGTCCTACCGCGGCGTGCCGCAAGCGATGACCGACGTGATGGCGGGGGTCATCGACCTGACCTTCGGCGACTTCTCGGTCGCGATCCCGCAGATGCAGGGCGGCACCTTGCGCGGGATCGCCGTGACATCGGCGACCCGCAACGAGCTGACGCCCGGCCTGCCCGCGCTCTCGGAAGCGATGCCCGGCTTCGAGGCCACCATCTGGTACGGGCTGTTCGCGCCCGCCGGGACGCCGGAACCGGTGGTCAACAAGATCTACGCCGAGTGCGCAAAGTACCTCGCGATGCCGGAGACCAGGAAGAAGCTCGCCGATGTCGGCGTGATGGTGGCGCCGCTGGCGCCGGCCGAGTTCGGCGCCTTCGTCAAGAGCGAGGTCGTGCGCTGGTCGGCCGAGGTGAAGGCGGCCGGCATCCAGCCGCAATAG
- a CDS encoding aminopeptidase has protein sequence MTAHQRNLSASIDPVKLDRLAEVAIKVGLQLQPGQDLLLTAPAAAMPLVRRVAEHAYKAGAGLVTPFFSDEELTLARYRYANDASFDRAASWLYEGMAKAFGANTARLAIVGDNPMLLSGEDPTKVARASKANSIAYQPALQKIVNFDTNWNIIAYPSTSWAKQVFPDDAEDVAVAKLADAIFSASRVDQDGAVANWEQHNARLRERTEWLNGQRFHALKYSGPGMDLTIGLADGHEWEGGASTAKNGIVCNANIPTEEVFTTPHCRRVSGHVVSSKPLSYQGTLIDNISVKFEDGRIVEAKASRGEEVLNKVLDTDEGARRLGEVALVPHSSPISKSGLLFFNTLFDENAASHIALGQCYSKCFVNGDKLTPQQIAEQGGNKSLIHIDWMIGSAHTDIDGIHADGRSVPVFRKGEWA, from the coding sequence ATGACTGCACACCAACGCAACCTTTCCGCCTCGATCGATCCTGTAAAACTCGATCGGCTCGCCGAAGTCGCGATCAAGGTCGGCCTGCAGCTGCAGCCGGGACAGGATCTGCTGCTGACGGCGCCTGCGGCGGCAATGCCGCTGGTGCGGCGGGTGGCGGAGCATGCCTACAAGGCCGGCGCGGGTCTCGTGACCCCATTCTTCTCGGACGAAGAGCTCACGCTGGCGCGCTACCGCTACGCCAACGATGCGAGCTTCGATCGTGCCGCGAGCTGGCTCTACGAGGGCATGGCGAAGGCGTTCGGCGCCAACACGGCGCGGCTTGCGATCGTCGGCGACAATCCGATGCTGCTGTCGGGCGAAGACCCGACCAAGGTGGCACGCGCCAGCAAGGCCAATTCGATCGCCTACCAGCCGGCGCTGCAGAAGATCGTCAATTTCGACACCAACTGGAACATCATCGCCTATCCGAGCACGTCCTGGGCGAAGCAGGTATTCCCCGATGATGCCGAGGACGTCGCGGTGGCGAAACTCGCGGACGCGATCTTCTCCGCGTCCCGGGTCGATCAGGACGGCGCCGTCGCCAACTGGGAGCAGCACAATGCCAGGCTGCGCGAGCGCACCGAATGGCTGAACGGCCAGCGCTTCCACGCATTGAAATATTCCGGTCCCGGCATGGACCTCACCATCGGCCTTGCCGATGGTCATGAATGGGAAGGCGGCGCGTCGACCGCCAAGAACGGCATTGTCTGCAATGCCAACATTCCGACCGAAGAAGTGTTTACGACGCCGCACTGCCGCCGCGTCAGCGGCCACGTCGTCAGCTCCAAGCCGCTGTCCTATCAGGGCACGCTGATCGACAACATTTCGGTCAAGTTCGAGGACGGCCGCATCGTCGAGGCCAAGGCCTCGCGCGGCGAGGAAGTGTTGAACAAGGTGCTCGACACCGACGAGGGCGCACGCCGCCTCGGCGAGGTCGCGCTGGTGCCGCATTCCTCGCCGATCTCGAAGAGCGGGCTGTTGTTCTTCAACACGCTGTTCGACGAGAATGCCGCCTCGCACATCGCGCTCGGCCAGTGCTACTCGAAATGCTTCGTTAACGGCGACAAGCTGACGCCGCAGCAGATCGCCGAGCAGGGCGGTAACAAGAGCCTGATCCATATCGACTGGATGATCGGCTCCGCCCACACCGACATCGACGGCATCCACGCCGACGGCCGCAGCGTGCCGGTGTTCCGCAAGGGCGAGTGGGCGTAG
- a CDS encoding Gfo/Idh/MocA family oxidoreductase: MINCAIAGLGRWGRALVEAAQGEPRLRIVRAVEPDMSAAASFCAAHGLSPAASLEAVLAEPAIDAVLLATPHSLHRSQVIAAAAAGKQVFCEKPLALKRRDAAEMFAACHNAGVLLAVGHNRRFWPSMQALRAIVASGELGTILHVEGHNSNENSQGITQGWRLSPEESPGGGLTGAGLHVLDGFVSLLGPARQVYARLSEREPGPPPLDTATLAIEFVNGVSATLATVRATPFYWRVHMFGTKGSAEVLDEGTMVLRKSGEAPATTRYPAVNTLTAELAAFADAVERKLPFPAPEADVLATLAAFEAALQSMQSGHPVACHTAYQ, translated from the coding sequence ATGATCAACTGTGCGATCGCGGGCCTCGGCCGCTGGGGCCGCGCGCTGGTCGAGGCTGCGCAGGGCGAGCCGCGGCTTAGGATCGTCCGCGCGGTGGAACCCGACATGAGCGCCGCCGCGAGCTTTTGCGCAGCGCACGGTCTGTCCCCCGCGGCCAGCCTCGAGGCCGTGCTGGCCGAGCCCGCCATCGATGCCGTGCTGCTGGCAACACCGCATTCGCTGCACAGGAGCCAGGTGATCGCGGCCGCCGCGGCCGGTAAGCAGGTGTTTTGCGAGAAGCCGCTGGCGCTCAAACGTCGCGATGCGGCCGAGATGTTCGCGGCCTGCCACAACGCCGGCGTGCTGCTCGCGGTCGGACATAACCGCCGGTTCTGGCCGTCGATGCAGGCGCTGCGCGCGATTGTCGCCAGCGGCGAGCTCGGCACGATCCTGCATGTCGAGGGCCACAACAGCAACGAGAACTCGCAAGGCATCACGCAGGGCTGGCGGCTGTCGCCCGAGGAGTCGCCGGGCGGCGGGCTGACCGGCGCGGGACTGCATGTGCTCGACGGCTTCGTCAGCCTCCTTGGTCCTGCCCGACAGGTTTATGCCCGGTTGAGTGAACGCGAGCCCGGACCGCCGCCGCTCGACACTGCAACTTTAGCGATTGAATTTGTGAATGGCGTGAGTGCAACCCTTGCTACGGTCCGCGCAACACCGTTCTATTGGCGCGTGCATATGTTCGGGACGAAGGGATCCGCAGAGGTGCTCGACGAGGGGACGATGGTGCTACGGAAATCCGGCGAGGCGCCTGCGACGACGCGCTATCCGGCGGTTAACACGCTCACCGCGGAACTTGCGGCCTTTGCCGACGCGGTCGAACGCAAGCTGCCGTTCCCGGCGCCCGAAGCAGATGTGCTGGCTACGCTCGCCGCGTTCGAGGCCGCGTTGCAGTCGATGCAGTCTGGACATCCGGTTGCCTGCCATACGGCATACCAGTGA
- the pcaB gene encoding 3-carboxy-cis,cis-muconate cycloisomerase, whose amino-acid sequence MSAFPTSTTVLDSVLFRDAFGTSAMREVFSDLRLLQRYAEVEVALAKAEARCGVIPAEAAEEIAKRTDVTAFDFDLLRQETDVVGYPILPLVHQMAKQCGEAGRYVHWGATTQDIMDTAVVLQLRDGLKIIEDDIAALRDILADLSKKYRDTPMAGRTHLQQALPVTFGYKTAIWLAAFDRHAARLAELKPRVLVGQFAGAAGTLASLGDKGFEVQQALCEELGLGIPISTWHVARDGLAEAVNFLALVTGTLGKIALDIMIMASTEFGEVYEPFVKGRGASSTMPQKRNPISSELMLAASKAVRQHAGLMLDAMVQDFERATGPWHAEWMAIPESFVLTAGALHQARFALGGLIVDEKRMAGNLDISRGLIVAEAVMMGLAPAIGRQEAHDVVYDACRVANDRGLTLAEALAADDRVASRIDRATIDRLTAPKNYLGLAPEMVDRVLASVKR is encoded by the coding sequence ATGTCCGCCTTCCCGACCTCGACCACCGTGCTCGATTCCGTGCTGTTTCGCGATGCCTTCGGCACAAGCGCGATGCGTGAGGTGTTTTCCGACCTGCGGCTGCTCCAGCGCTATGCCGAGGTCGAAGTGGCGCTCGCGAAAGCCGAAGCGCGTTGCGGCGTGATCCCCGCGGAAGCGGCCGAGGAGATCGCAAAGCGCACCGATGTCACCGCGTTCGATTTCGATCTGCTGCGGCAGGAAACCGATGTGGTCGGCTATCCGATCCTGCCGCTGGTGCATCAGATGGCGAAGCAGTGCGGCGAGGCCGGCCGCTATGTCCATTGGGGCGCCACCACGCAGGACATCATGGACACCGCCGTGGTGCTGCAACTGCGCGATGGCCTGAAGATTATCGAGGATGACATCGCTGCGTTGCGCGACATCCTTGCCGACCTCTCGAAGAAATACCGCGACACGCCGATGGCCGGCCGCACCCATCTGCAGCAGGCGCTGCCGGTGACCTTCGGCTACAAGACCGCGATCTGGCTCGCCGCCTTCGATCGCCACGCCGCGCGGCTGGCGGAGCTGAAGCCGCGCGTGCTGGTCGGCCAGTTCGCCGGCGCCGCCGGCACGCTGGCCTCGCTGGGTGACAAGGGCTTCGAGGTCCAGCAGGCGCTGTGCGAGGAGCTCGGCCTCGGCATTCCAATCTCGACCTGGCATGTCGCGCGCGACGGTCTGGCGGAAGCGGTGAATTTCCTCGCGCTGGTGACGGGGACGCTCGGCAAGATCGCGCTCGACATCATGATCATGGCGTCGACCGAGTTCGGCGAAGTCTACGAACCGTTCGTGAAGGGACGCGGCGCCTCCTCGACCATGCCGCAGAAGCGCAACCCGATCTCGTCGGAGCTGATGCTTGCCGCTTCCAAGGCGGTGCGCCAGCATGCAGGGTTGATGCTGGACGCGATGGTGCAGGATTTCGAACGCGCCACCGGCCCGTGGCACGCCGAATGGATGGCGATCCCGGAGAGTTTCGTACTGACCGCCGGCGCCCTGCACCAGGCCAGGTTCGCGCTTGGCGGCCTGATCGTCGACGAGAAGCGGATGGCCGGCAATCTCGACATCAGCCGCGGGCTGATCGTCGCTGAAGCCGTGATGATGGGCCTCGCGCCCGCGATCGGCCGGCAGGAGGCGCATGATGTGGTCTACGACGCCTGCCGTGTCGCCAACGACAGGGGCCTGACGCTGGCCGAGGCGCTGGCAGCGGATGATCGCGTCGCGAGCCGGATCGACCGGGCGACGATCGACCGCCTCACCGCGCCGAAAAACTATCTCGGCCTCGCGCCCGAGATGGTCGACCGGGTGCTGGCGTCTGTGAAGCGGTAA
- a CDS encoding MFS transporter — protein MDDMLRRKPFAMRASQRLTLLTLCLAVTIAHIDTFIVNLGARAIGNHFGAGVDELQWIVDSYNLVYAVSLLTGGMLADRYGRRRILICGALIFTFASLLCAAAPSALVLIGGRALTGAGGALMIPASLAIIRVVWDRPEERARALGIWAACNGVAMALGPSLGGLLIPWLGWRSIFLVIVPFGLLVVLMAGSTIPESVNPQRRAVDIPAQLCGALALGSLTYAAIGAQSAPGAMTAALLVAALSATLLIAVERRKGSEALLSPDILSARRFRAAMIATTGMTFGGYGMVFVLPLAWQSSGRLDAAASAAALLPMSLVFVMVSPFSGMQSEKLGLRAATSGGVTLMGVGLLMIGLGGLRPDIALAEFGLAITGLGLGLAAGPLSAMAVGDVAAARAGTAAALINVARISGATIGVAVLGACYAATGGGSHGLLLTMIAGSLVQFAGAGVAWMVTGHEAPRLRI, from the coding sequence ATGGACGATATGCTTCGGCGTAAACCCTTTGCCATGCGCGCATCGCAGCGGCTGACGCTGCTGACGCTGTGCCTCGCCGTCACGATCGCGCATATCGATACGTTCATCGTCAATCTCGGCGCGCGCGCGATCGGTAATCATTTCGGTGCGGGTGTCGATGAGCTGCAATGGATCGTCGACAGCTACAATCTGGTCTACGCGGTCTCGCTGCTGACCGGCGGAATGCTCGCGGACAGATATGGCCGGCGCCGAATCCTGATCTGCGGCGCTCTGATCTTCACTTTCGCGTCGCTGCTGTGCGCGGCCGCGCCGTCCGCGCTGGTGCTGATCGGCGGTCGCGCCCTCACCGGCGCCGGCGGCGCGCTGATGATTCCGGCCTCGCTTGCGATCATCCGGGTGGTCTGGGACCGGCCGGAGGAGCGCGCCCGTGCGCTTGGTATCTGGGCCGCCTGCAACGGCGTCGCCATGGCACTGGGACCGAGCCTTGGCGGGCTGCTGATCCCATGGTTGGGCTGGCGCAGCATCTTCCTGGTGATCGTGCCGTTCGGCCTGCTCGTCGTACTGATGGCTGGGTCGACGATCCCGGAATCGGTGAACCCGCAGCGGCGCGCGGTCGACATTCCGGCCCAGCTCTGCGGTGCATTGGCGCTTGGAAGCCTGACCTATGCCGCCATCGGCGCACAATCGGCGCCGGGCGCGATGACCGCCGCGCTGCTCGTTGCTGCGCTTTCAGCGACCCTGTTGATCGCGGTCGAAAGGAGAAAGGGCTCGGAGGCGCTGCTGTCGCCGGATATCCTCAGCGCACGCCGGTTCCGCGCCGCCATGATCGCCACCACGGGCATGACATTCGGCGGGTACGGCATGGTCTTCGTGCTGCCGCTGGCGTGGCAGTCGAGCGGACGGCTCGATGCCGCGGCAAGCGCCGCCGCGCTGCTGCCGATGTCGCTGGTCTTCGTGATGGTCTCACCGTTCTCCGGCATGCAGTCGGAAAAGCTCGGGCTGCGCGCGGCCACCTCGGGCGGCGTGACGCTGATGGGTGTCGGCCTCCTGATGATTGGCCTTGGTGGCCTGCGACCGGACATCGCCCTGGCCGAGTTCGGACTGGCCATCACCGGCCTCGGGCTCGGCCTCGCGGCCGGGCCGCTCTCGGCGATGGCGGTCGGCGACGTCGCCGCCGCGCGGGCCGGTACGGCTGCGGCGCTGATCAACGTGGCCCGGATCAGCGGCGCGACGATCGGGGTTGCGGTGCTCGGCGCGTGCTACGCGGCAACCGGCGGCGGCAGCCACGGCCTGCTGCTCACGATGATCGCCGGAAGCCTCGTCCAGTTCGCTGGCGCCGGCGTGGCGTGGATGGTGACAGGGCACGAGGCGCCACGCCTGCGCATTTGA
- a CDS encoding amidohydrolase family protein yields the protein MASTLPASASGLYANPREDWLAQYTEEIIDPNRPIVDPHHHLWDRGGLRYLIEEMRDDIASGHNIVATVYVDCRSMYRADGPEAFRPVGEVEFANGVAAMAASGGYGKAAICAGIVSHVNLLIGDQAKAVLEAEIAAGNGRFRGIRHSSAWDEDPNVAHMYANRPKGILLDATFRRGFACLAPLGLSFDAWLFHPQIGQLTDLARAFPDTRIVLDHCGGPVGTGRFAGKREETFPVWKASIQEIAKCPNVVVKLGGLAMCLLGYDFHLRPRPPSSEELAAAWRPYVETCIEAFGPSRCMFESNFPPDKGQCSYQVIFNTFKRLASQYSEAEKTALFLQTAKDVYRLDIG from the coding sequence ATGGCCAGCACTCTGCCCGCCTCTGCGAGCGGGCTCTATGCCAATCCGCGCGAAGACTGGCTCGCCCAATACACCGAGGAGATCATCGATCCCAACAGGCCGATCGTCGATCCGCACCATCATCTCTGGGACCGCGGGGGCTTGCGCTATCTGATCGAGGAGATGCGCGACGACATCGCCTCGGGCCACAACATCGTGGCGACCGTCTATGTCGACTGCCGGTCGATGTATCGCGCCGACGGGCCGGAGGCGTTCCGGCCGGTCGGCGAGGTCGAGTTCGCCAACGGCGTCGCGGCGATGGCGGCGAGCGGCGGCTATGGCAAGGCGGCGATTTGCGCCGGCATCGTCAGCCACGTTAACCTTCTGATCGGCGACCAGGCCAAGGCGGTGCTGGAGGCTGAGATCGCCGCCGGCAACGGCCGGTTCCGCGGCATCCGCCACTCCTCGGCCTGGGACGAGGACCCCAATGTCGCCCACATGTATGCCAATCGCCCGAAGGGCATCTTGCTGGATGCCACCTTTCGTAGGGGGTTCGCCTGCTTGGCGCCGCTCGGCCTCAGCTTCGATGCCTGGCTGTTCCACCCGCAGATCGGCCAGCTGACCGACCTCGCCCGCGCCTTTCCCGACACCCGGATCGTGCTCGACCATTGCGGCGGTCCGGTCGGCACCGGCCGTTTCGCCGGCAAGCGCGAGGAGACCTTTCCGGTCTGGAAGGCGTCGATCCAGGAGATCGCCAAATGCCCGAACGTCGTGGTCAAGCTCGGCGGGCTGGCGATGTGCCTGCTCGGCTACGACTTCCACCTCCGCCCCAGGCCGCCGTCGTCGGAGGAACTCGCCGCCGCCTGGCGGCCCTATGTGGAGACCTGCATCGAGGCGTTCGGCCCGAGCCGTTGCATGTTCGAAAGCAACTTCCCACCTGATAAGGGACAGTGCAGCTATCAGGTGATCTTCAACACCTTTAAACGACTTGCATCACAATATAGCGAAGCCGAGAAGACGGCGTTGTTCTTGCAGACGGCAAAGGATGTCTATCGGCTCGATATCGGGTAA
- a CDS encoding GNAT family N-acetyltransferase, translating to MDDSITIRPLREADAEAVVELYAKAAAVEPRLGPVTLPQWDQFLKLPQNRGGRDFRIAERNGRLLGLAESSLRDQGAHHSRFLKIVVAPEVRRRRIGLALFDDVLAIDTDPDLTVQTLVSSDWPAGMAFVAAFGFVHVESEIGMKCVEPLQPARTLAAARATIEQVSDVTACAGEVARLHNAAYASDSAFRRYSPEEMAQVLTESEVWIASEDGQMSGFCLTEPERNSMWIESVAVDPARQGRGLGQLLVYRVLAAHDVSVEHPCWLNVSSRNAPALKIYRRLGFRPQHETCRFSAPRGELLAARELRFH from the coding sequence ATGGATGACAGCATCACCATCCGGCCGCTTCGTGAGGCTGATGCAGAAGCGGTGGTCGAACTCTACGCAAAGGCGGCTGCGGTGGAACCGCGGCTGGGCCCTGTCACGCTGCCGCAGTGGGATCAGTTCCTGAAACTGCCGCAGAACCGTGGCGGCCGCGACTTCCGCATTGCCGAGCGGAACGGCCGACTCCTTGGCCTCGCTGAGTCATCGTTGCGCGATCAGGGCGCGCATCATTCCCGGTTCCTCAAGATCGTCGTCGCGCCTGAGGTCCGGCGCCGGCGGATTGGCCTCGCGCTGTTCGACGACGTGCTTGCGATCGACACCGATCCCGATCTCACCGTCCAGACGCTGGTGAGCAGCGATTGGCCGGCGGGAATGGCGTTCGTGGCCGCTTTCGGCTTTGTTCATGTCGAGTCCGAAATCGGGATGAAATGCGTCGAGCCGTTGCAGCCGGCGCGCACGCTCGCGGCGGCCCGCGCCACCATCGAACAGGTCAGCGACGTCACCGCCTGCGCCGGCGAGGTGGCGCGCCTCCACAACGCCGCCTATGCCTCGGACTCCGCGTTCCGCCGGTATTCGCCGGAGGAGATGGCGCAGGTCCTGACCGAGAGCGAAGTCTGGATCGCGTCGGAAGATGGCCAGATGTCGGGCTTCTGCCTGACCGAGCCGGAGCGGAACTCGATGTGGATCGAGTCGGTCGCCGTCGACCCGGCACGGCAGGGACGCGGGCTCGGCCAGCTGCTGGTCTATCGCGTGCTGGCCGCACACGACGTGTCGGTCGAACATCCCTGCTGGCTCAACGTCTCGAGCCGCAACGCACCCGCGCTGAAGATCTACCGCCGGCTCGGCTTCCGGCCCCAGCACGAGACCTGCCGCTTCAGCGCACCGCGAGGCGAATTGCTCGCCGCGCGTGAGCTGCGATTCCACTAG
- a CDS encoding NAD(P)-dependent oxidoreductase: MARETPVGMIGLGLMGSALSARLIDAGLGVIGFDIDAAKSDGLRASGAEFAAFAADVAARCRTIVIAVYDATQVTGLLPDLANAEPPPLVICATTCAPGEITTIAEFAARSRLSFIEAPISGTSAEVRAGTATALVAGDRDVIAAAAATLDILCPQRINVGAIGNASRTKLAINLILQNNRAALAEGIAFAESLGLDGATFLATARQSAAYSAVMDSKGPKMLARDFAPQSHIAQTLKDAELILKEAGRHGLPLPLTSIQAELLRKAIALQGPDSDSAAVIEAIRAGRDQDREHT, from the coding sequence ATGGCTCGCGAGACACCTGTCGGCATGATTGGCCTGGGCCTGATGGGATCGGCGCTTTCCGCGCGGCTGATCGATGCCGGCTTAGGCGTAATCGGCTTCGACATCGATGCCGCGAAGAGCGACGGCTTGCGGGCCAGCGGCGCCGAGTTCGCGGCCTTCGCCGCCGATGTGGCAGCGCGGTGCCGGACCATCGTCATTGCGGTGTACGACGCGACCCAGGTCACGGGCTTGCTGCCGGACCTTGCGAACGCCGAGCCGCCGCCGCTCGTGATCTGCGCCACGACCTGCGCGCCGGGCGAGATCACGACGATTGCCGAATTCGCCGCGCGCTCGCGCCTCTCCTTCATCGAAGCGCCGATCTCCGGCACCAGCGCCGAGGTCCGCGCGGGGACGGCCACCGCGCTGGTCGCCGGCGATCGCGACGTGATCGCAGCCGCCGCGGCGACGCTCGACATCCTCTGCCCGCAACGGATCAATGTCGGCGCGATCGGCAATGCCAGCCGCACCAAGCTCGCCATCAACCTGATCCTGCAGAACAACCGCGCCGCGCTCGCCGAAGGCATCGCCTTTGCCGAGAGCCTCGGCCTCGACGGCGCGACGTTCCTTGCGACGGCACGGCAATCGGCGGCATATTCCGCCGTGATGGACAGCAAGGGACCGAAGATGCTGGCGCGGGATTTCGCGCCGCAATCGCATATCGCACAGACCCTGAAGGACGCCGAACTGATCCTGAAGGAAGCCGGCCGGCACGGCCTGCCTCTGCCGCTGACCTCGATACAGGCCGAGCTGCTGCGCAAGGCGATCGCGCTTCAAGGCCCGGACAGCGACAGCGCCGCGGTCATCGAGGCGATCCGAGCCGGACGCGATCAGGACAGGGAACACACATGA